One segment of Micromonospora parathelypteridis DNA contains the following:
- a CDS encoding M14 family metallopeptidase, which yields MQRRRLRIALLTLPALVASVLTVPAPVGADPAAPTATAGSGRSPLEVQESVRLVRIQLTGADMLDKVVAAGFDLEHGLRRVPSGIEGEAVVTAAQTAELQAMGVQILGDDEGFAWSEEADGGLQALRTQADQPHGHEATVRVVRADWFTTKGQGFLYVEARTTEGQQADPIVTMQLENDSGRRTSFGFARTMSRFVDSGQYMFHRNLFKLDARPNQIRVTSSTGGVATGDVSDWLEDAPPPLTENRGYKSDFVDGYRNPQQLYSRAKEIARQYPDIAEIVYLPNQTNGYQRKAQATIGGTGQSAVVVSSAAWGHEGGNDITVDFVERPEANLPLSVEVAGKAIRVLLAKDASAGVASTATEVAAALEAQSQGLIDRAHPYRTNAGTGIVAPTSGPVALTDSLDQKRVGAPEGEVPRGPVTIPVLRIGKHRDGRNPGVLIQAQDHAREWVPATTSLESAERLVHNYKTDKETKKIVEGTDVFFILSNNPDGANYSFYNFASQRRNMTNHCPDENADPARRNSWGVDLNRNYRVGSGHDGYSGASTSCVSDTYQGPAELSEPESKNIIWLVEKYSNIKFMMSVHSNGGQLFWQPGAYIADGRITTPRPPLGDEAFYWQSADRILSQVKAHRETVVTPENVGGSSDVLYSSAGNVREDLYHTYGIYAFGWEVGGSVYNPATGDWQGGSFQPVWEGDPNLVSGHAETMEYANGIMEMFRVAADWGKDKKDPTSKLVPGGGKYSKPVDVRFETNEPATIYYTTDGSRPTLQSPRYEATEFREPGEVFHVSETTTFHWFSVDAAGNIEQNYDPTKNDRRNNYRKATITIRTK from the coding sequence ATGCAACGCAGACGACTGCGCATCGCGCTTCTCACGCTGCCCGCCCTGGTGGCGAGCGTCCTCACCGTGCCAGCACCCGTGGGCGCGGATCCCGCGGCGCCCACAGCCACGGCGGGTTCGGGGCGTTCCCCACTAGAGGTCCAGGAATCGGTACGCCTCGTACGCATCCAACTGACCGGCGCCGACATGTTGGACAAGGTCGTCGCCGCCGGCTTCGACCTCGAACACGGCCTCAGGCGCGTGCCCAGCGGCATCGAGGGTGAGGCGGTGGTGACCGCCGCGCAGACCGCCGAACTCCAGGCGATGGGCGTTCAGATCCTCGGCGACGACGAAGGCTTCGCCTGGAGTGAAGAGGCCGACGGCGGCCTCCAGGCCCTCCGTACGCAGGCTGACCAGCCGCACGGCCACGAGGCGACGGTACGGGTCGTCCGCGCCGACTGGTTCACCACGAAGGGCCAGGGATTCCTGTACGTCGAGGCGCGGACCACCGAAGGGCAGCAGGCCGACCCGATCGTCACGATGCAGCTCGAGAACGACTCAGGCCGGCGCACCTCGTTCGGCTTCGCCCGGACGATGAGCCGGTTCGTCGACTCCGGGCAGTACATGTTCCACCGGAACCTGTTCAAGCTCGACGCGCGCCCGAACCAGATCCGGGTCACGAGCTCGACCGGCGGCGTCGCCACCGGCGACGTCTCCGACTGGCTTGAGGACGCTCCGCCGCCGCTGACGGAGAACCGGGGCTACAAGTCGGACTTCGTCGACGGCTACCGGAACCCGCAGCAGCTCTACAGCCGCGCCAAGGAGATCGCCCGGCAGTACCCGGACATCGCGGAGATCGTCTACCTGCCGAACCAGACGAACGGCTACCAGCGCAAGGCGCAGGCCACGATCGGCGGCACCGGGCAGTCCGCGGTCGTCGTCAGCTCGGCGGCGTGGGGCCACGAGGGTGGCAACGACATCACCGTCGATTTCGTGGAGCGGCCGGAGGCGAACCTCCCGCTCAGCGTCGAGGTGGCGGGCAAGGCGATCCGCGTCCTCCTCGCGAAGGACGCCTCCGCCGGGGTCGCGAGTACGGCTACCGAGGTGGCGGCGGCGCTGGAGGCTCAGTCCCAGGGCCTCATCGACCGGGCGCACCCGTACCGGACCAACGCGGGCACCGGCATCGTCGCGCCGACGTCCGGCCCGGTCGCGCTGACCGACTCCCTCGACCAGAAGCGCGTCGGCGCACCGGAGGGCGAGGTGCCGCGTGGGCCGGTCACGATCCCCGTCCTGCGGATCGGCAAGCACCGCGACGGCAGGAACCCCGGCGTACTCATCCAGGCGCAGGACCACGCCCGCGAGTGGGTGCCGGCGACGACCTCACTGGAGTCGGCCGAGCGTCTGGTGCACAACTACAAGACGGACAAGGAAACCAAGAAGATCGTCGAGGGCACCGACGTCTTCTTCATCCTGTCCAACAACCCCGACGGGGCGAACTACAGCTTCTACAACTTCGCCTCGCAGCGCCGGAACATGACCAACCACTGCCCGGACGAGAACGCCGATCCGGCCCGGCGTAACTCCTGGGGCGTCGACCTGAACCGGAACTACCGGGTCGGGTCGGGTCACGACGGCTACTCGGGTGCGTCGACCAGTTGCGTCAGCGACACCTACCAGGGGCCGGCAGAGCTGTCCGAACCTGAGTCGAAGAACATCATCTGGCTGGTCGAGAAGTACTCGAACATCAAGTTCATGATGTCGGTGCACTCCAACGGCGGCCAGCTGTTCTGGCAGCCCGGCGCCTACATCGCGGACGGGCGGATCACCACGCCGCGCCCGCCGCTGGGTGACGAGGCGTTCTACTGGCAGTCGGCCGACAGGATCCTGTCGCAGGTGAAGGCGCACCGGGAGACCGTCGTCACGCCGGAGAACGTCGGCGGCTCATCGGACGTCCTCTACTCCTCCGCCGGTAACGTGCGCGAGGACCTGTACCACACCTATGGGATCTACGCCTTCGGCTGGGAGGTCGGCGGCTCGGTCTACAACCCGGCCACCGGCGACTGGCAGGGCGGCTCGTTCCAGCCGGTATGGGAGGGCGATCCGAACCTCGTCAGCGGCCACGCCGAGACGATGGAGTACGCCAACGGCATCATGGAGATGTTCCGAGTCGCAGCGGACTGGGGCAAGGACAAGAAGGACCCGACGTCCAAGCTCGTACCTGGCGGCGGGAAGTACTCCAAGCCCGTCGACGTGCGCTTCGAGACGAACGAGCCGGCCACCATCTACTACACGACGGACGGCAGCCGGCCCACCCTCCAGTCGCCCCGCTACGAGGCGACCGAGTTCCGGGAGCCGGGCGAGGTGTTCCACGTGAGCGAGACGACGACGTTCCACTGGTTCTCGGTCGACGCGGCGGGCAACATCGAGCAGAACTACGACCCGACGAAGAACGACAGGCGCAACAACTACCGCAAGGCCACGATCACGATCCGCACGAAGTAG
- a CDS encoding aldo/keto reductase — protein MKRRILGGTGMSVSEFALGTMMLGAMGNTDHDESVGLIHTALDAGINFIDTADVYSAGESEEIVGKALKGRRDEVVLATKFALPMGSDTNHRGGSRRWITQAVEGSLRRLGTDYIDLYQMHRWDPDTDPDETLSALSDLIRAGKVRTIGSSLFHPEQIVEAQWVAERRNHHRFRSEQPPYNILLRGIEATTLPTAKRYGMGVLTFGPLGSGWLSGRADPTAGHRNAGPATRLFDQTEPGNQLKVEAVGKLTELAAEAGLKMSHLAVAFVLTHPAITSVLIGPRTPAQLTDLLSGAGVELSDDVLDRIDEIVPPGVNLNQQDILFLPTTLGDKHARRRPR, from the coding sequence ATGAAACGCAGAATCCTCGGCGGCACGGGCATGTCCGTAAGCGAGTTCGCGCTCGGCACCATGATGCTCGGCGCGATGGGTAACACCGATCACGACGAATCAGTCGGTTTGATTCATACCGCGCTGGATGCCGGCATCAACTTCATCGACACCGCGGACGTCTACTCCGCCGGCGAGAGCGAGGAAATCGTCGGCAAGGCGCTGAAGGGGCGGCGTGACGAGGTCGTCCTCGCTACCAAGTTCGCGCTGCCGATGGGATCGGACACCAACCACCGCGGCGGCTCCCGTAGGTGGATTACGCAGGCGGTGGAAGGAAGTTTGCGCCGCCTCGGTACCGACTACATCGACCTTTACCAGATGCACCGGTGGGATCCGGACACCGACCCCGATGAGACACTTTCGGCGCTCTCGGACCTGATCCGGGCCGGCAAGGTGCGCACGATCGGCTCGTCACTGTTCCACCCGGAGCAGATCGTCGAGGCGCAGTGGGTCGCCGAGCGGCGCAACCACCATCGCTTCCGGTCCGAGCAGCCGCCGTACAACATCCTGCTGCGCGGCATCGAGGCCACGACACTGCCCACCGCCAAGCGGTACGGCATGGGTGTACTGACCTTCGGCCCGCTCGGCTCCGGCTGGCTCTCCGGTCGGGCCGACCCGACAGCGGGTCACCGTAACGCGGGACCCGCCACGCGGCTGTTCGACCAGACCGAGCCGGGCAACCAGTTGAAGGTGGAGGCCGTCGGGAAGCTCACCGAGTTGGCGGCCGAAGCGGGCCTGAAGATGTCCCATCTGGCCGTCGCCTTTGTGCTGACCCACCCGGCGATCACCTCGGTGCTCATCGGTCCTCGGACCCCGGCGCAGCTCACCGACCTGCTCTCCGGCGCCGGCGTCGAACTCAGCGACGACGTGCTGGACCGGATCGACGAGATCGTTCCGCCCGGGGTGAACCTCAACCAGCAGGACATCCTCTTCCTGCCCACCACTCTCGGGGACAAGCACGCCCGCCGCCGTCCGCGTTGA
- a CDS encoding TIGR03620 family F420-dependent LLM class oxidoreductase yields MAQRLVSVWQPFFLSSESQGAAVDAATELEELGYSRLWFSGGFGENVAPRFREILDGTKHIGVASGIVSIWHSSPPEVTAFAQDAERAHPGRFLLGLGASHAVLLEGSGTDYRKPYSKMVEYLNGLDAAGLPSERRVLAALGPRMLELSRDRSAGAHPYFVPAEHTAEARAAIGPDRLLAPEVAVVLDADAATARATARQYTSGYLALPNYTNNLRRFGWTDEDFAAGGSDRLVDALIPWGTVEKVAAGLEEHYQAGADEVAIQVLNGGDATTFPADAFRALAAALI; encoded by the coding sequence ATGGCACAACGACTCGTCAGCGTATGGCAACCGTTCTTCCTCAGCAGCGAGAGTCAGGGCGCGGCCGTCGATGCCGCGACCGAGTTGGAGGAACTTGGCTACTCACGGCTCTGGTTCTCGGGCGGTTTCGGGGAGAACGTCGCCCCCCGCTTCCGGGAGATCCTGGACGGAACCAAGCACATCGGCGTCGCGTCGGGGATTGTGAGCATCTGGCACTCGTCGCCCCCTGAGGTGACGGCGTTCGCACAGGACGCGGAGCGGGCGCATCCCGGCCGGTTCCTGCTCGGCCTCGGCGCCAGCCACGCTGTGCTGCTGGAAGGCAGCGGCACCGACTACCGCAAGCCGTACTCGAAGATGGTGGAGTATCTGAACGGCCTCGACGCGGCCGGCCTTCCTTCCGAGCGGCGGGTCCTGGCCGCACTCGGCCCGCGGATGCTCGAGCTCTCCCGCGACCGTTCGGCCGGGGCGCACCCGTACTTCGTCCCTGCCGAGCACACCGCCGAGGCCCGTGCGGCGATCGGGCCGGACCGGCTGCTCGCGCCCGAGGTCGCGGTGGTCCTCGACGCAGACGCCGCCACCGCGCGCGCTACCGCGCGGCAGTACACGAGCGGATACCTGGCACTGCCGAACTACACCAACAACCTGCGGCGATTCGGCTGGACCGACGAGGACTTCGCCGCGGGCGGCAGCGACCGGCTCGTCGACGCCCTGATCCCCTGGGGCACGGTCGAGAAGGTCGCCGCCGGGCTGGAGGAGCACTATCAGGCCGGCGCGGACGAGGTGGCGATCCAGGTTCTCAACGGCGGCGACGCCACGACCTTCCCCGCCGACGCGTTCCGCGCTCTCGCCGCGGCCTTGATCTGA
- a CDS encoding VOC family protein: MTDRAPDYFNPEGGIFLATLLIVRDIDRSREYYERVFGATCVHDSDPLILRFHNSYIIINVEGGPTDDKPTVLAKAPADSNTLSCAMNVRVTDIRSLYEEWKSRGAEFLTEPKDHGTEIRCYLRDPDGYLVEIGQGL; this comes from the coding sequence GTGACCGACAGGGCACCGGATTATTTCAATCCCGAGGGTGGAATCTTTCTCGCCACCCTGTTGATCGTCCGTGACATCGACAGGTCACGCGAATACTACGAGCGGGTCTTCGGCGCGACCTGCGTGCACGACAGTGACCCGTTGATCCTTCGGTTCCACAACAGTTACATCATCATCAACGTCGAGGGTGGGCCCACTGACGACAAGCCGACTGTGCTGGCCAAGGCGCCGGCCGACTCCAACACGTTGAGCTGCGCGATGAATGTGCGGGTCACCGATATTCGGTCCCTCTATGAGGAGTGGAAGTCTCGTGGCGCGGAATTTCTCACCGAGCCGAAGGACCACGGGACGGAGATTCGGTGCTACCTGCGCGACCCCGACGGCTATCTGGTCGAAATTGGGCAGGGACTCTGA
- a CDS encoding ABC transporter ATP-binding protein: MIGPDNTGRGVGDGGRATGGGENHRAGADPQPARLHADGVGWGVAGARILAEVALTAEPGATVGLLGPNGSGKSSLLRLLAGLARPDSGRVLLDDVTLGAIPRRALAQRIAVVTQQAATDVEMSALEVVLLGRTPYRSRLAGIGVADLDLARRALAEAGLAGFEQRRWASLSGGERQRVDLARAMVQEPDLLLLDEPTNHLDIRYQLELLRFLAESATTVVVTLHDLNLAAQYCDRLVLLYGGRVVAAGTPVEVLTTSRIEQVYQVPTDVDIAADGRPRIRYRRRAAHE, encoded by the coding sequence GTGATCGGCCCGGACAACACCGGCCGGGGCGTGGGTGACGGTGGTCGGGCGACCGGCGGTGGCGAGAACCACCGAGCCGGCGCCGACCCGCAGCCGGCGCGGCTGCATGCGGACGGGGTCGGCTGGGGCGTGGCCGGTGCGCGGATCCTGGCCGAGGTAGCGCTGACCGCCGAACCGGGCGCGACGGTCGGGCTGCTCGGGCCGAACGGCTCCGGCAAGTCGAGTCTGCTGCGACTACTTGCCGGGCTGGCGCGGCCCGATTCCGGGCGGGTGCTGCTCGATGACGTCACATTGGGCGCGATACCCCGACGTGCGCTCGCCCAGCGGATCGCGGTGGTCACGCAACAGGCGGCCACCGACGTGGAGATGTCCGCGCTGGAGGTGGTCCTGCTGGGCCGGACCCCGTACCGGTCACGCCTTGCGGGGATCGGCGTCGCCGATCTGGACCTGGCACGGCGCGCGCTCGCCGAGGCCGGCCTGGCCGGCTTCGAGCAGCGGCGCTGGGCCAGCCTCTCCGGCGGCGAACGGCAGCGGGTCGACCTGGCACGCGCCATGGTGCAGGAACCGGACCTGCTGCTGCTCGACGAGCCGACCAACCATCTGGACATCCGGTACCAACTGGAGCTGCTGCGGTTTCTCGCGGAGTCGGCCACCACCGTGGTGGTGACTCTGCACGATCTGAATCTGGCCGCGCAGTACTGCGACCGGCTGGTGCTTCTGTACGGCGGCCGGGTGGTCGCGGCCGGCACGCCCGTCGAGGTTCTCACCACAAGCCGGATCGAGCAGGTCTACCAGGTGCCCACGGACGTTGACATTGCTGCTGACGGCCGACCACGGATCCGGTACCGCAGGCGCGCCGCTCACGAGTGA
- a CDS encoding FecCD family ABC transporter permease, producing MNTRAAPSLVPAPGLAVHTRQSPLSPAGIPRIGRYVLPAAVLLLLVTIAVAVSVGSADLPLDSVLRAVGSHLGLPVHPLPALPDSIVWDLRLPRVLLAALVGAGLAVCGAVLQALTRNPLADPFLLGVSSGASTGAVAVLVLGIRIGTGPVDLTTGAFVGSMAAFGAVLLLAGRRAGEPTRIVLAGVAVSQLFSAVTSLIVISDAHTQDTRSVTFWLLGSLTAASWPAVALSASVVGVGLLVCWASATALDAFAFGTDTARSLGFSPGRTRLLLFSVTALMAAALVAASGAIGFVGLTVPHAVRFVFGARHRTLLPTCAVLGAIFLIWADTVARTVFAPQELPVGVLTALLGVPVFALVMRRRTGTP from the coding sequence ATGAACACGCGAGCCGCACCATCTCTCGTTCCGGCACCCGGCCTGGCCGTGCACACGCGACAGTCCCCGCTTTCCCCTGCCGGCATCCCGAGAATCGGCCGGTACGTCCTGCCGGCGGCCGTGCTCTTGCTGCTGGTCACCATTGCCGTGGCGGTCAGCGTCGGCTCGGCCGATCTGCCCCTCGACAGCGTGCTGCGCGCGGTGGGTAGTCACCTGGGCCTGCCGGTCCACCCGCTACCAGCGTTGCCGGACAGCATCGTGTGGGACCTTCGGCTGCCCCGGGTGCTGTTGGCCGCGTTGGTCGGTGCCGGTCTGGCGGTGTGCGGGGCGGTGCTCCAGGCGCTCACGCGTAACCCACTGGCCGACCCGTTCCTGCTCGGCGTCTCGTCCGGGGCCTCCACCGGCGCGGTGGCGGTGCTGGTACTCGGAATCCGGATCGGCACCGGCCCGGTCGACCTGACCACCGGCGCGTTCGTCGGCAGCATGGCCGCGTTCGGCGCGGTACTGCTGCTGGCCGGCCGACGGGCCGGCGAACCCACCCGGATCGTGCTCGCCGGGGTGGCCGTCTCGCAGCTGTTCAGCGCGGTGACCAGCCTGATCGTGATCTCCGACGCGCATACCCAGGACACCCGTAGCGTGACGTTCTGGCTGCTCGGTTCGCTGACGGCGGCCTCCTGGCCGGCGGTGGCGCTCAGCGCCTCGGTCGTCGGCGTCGGCCTGCTGGTCTGCTGGGCCAGTGCGACGGCGCTGGACGCGTTCGCGTTCGGCACCGATACCGCGCGGTCGCTCGGCTTCTCTCCCGGGCGTACCCGGCTGCTGCTGTTCAGCGTCACCGCCCTGATGGCTGCCGCGCTGGTGGCGGCGAGCGGCGCCATCGGTTTCGTCGGGTTGACCGTGCCGCACGCAGTGCGGTTCGTGTTTGGCGCACGGCACCGCACGTTGCTACCCACCTGCGCGGTGCTCGGCGCGATCTTCCTGATCTGGGCAGACACGGTGGCGCGGACCGTCTTCGCGCCGCAGGAACTGCCGGTGGGTGTGCTCACCGCGCTGCTCGGGGTGCCGGTGTTCGCGCTGGTCATGCGACGCCGGACGGGTACACCGTGA
- a CDS encoding helix-turn-helix domain-containing protein: MSGGNAELRAFLWARRARLAPEQAGLPARPGTRRVPGLRREEVARLAGVSTDYYIQLERGHNLNVSESVLKALARALQLDETERSHLLALARFRRSPAGHQLMPAQRVRPSLRHTLDALDVPALVIGRRCDVLATNALGRALFTDFEALPRRGRNLARFLFLDDAARQLYLDWPEVARGAVASLHLYAGRNPDDAQLGELVDELSERDPDFRRWWADHDVHQYTYGAHRFRHPVVGELILNYEAFAHAADPEQVLGLYTAEGGSPSEQALRLLVDHSAIPTTV, encoded by the coding sequence ATGAGCGGTGGCAATGCGGAGCTTCGGGCGTTTCTGTGGGCACGGCGGGCGCGGCTCGCCCCGGAGCAGGCGGGACTGCCCGCGCGGCCGGGCACCCGGCGAGTGCCAGGGCTCCGCCGTGAGGAGGTGGCCCGCCTTGCCGGGGTGAGCACCGACTACTACATCCAGCTGGAGCGCGGTCATAACCTGAACGTCTCCGAGTCGGTGCTCAAGGCCTTGGCCCGCGCTCTGCAACTGGACGAGACCGAACGCAGCCACCTCCTCGCGCTGGCGAGATTTCGACGGTCGCCAGCGGGGCATCAACTGATGCCGGCGCAGCGTGTGCGACCCAGCCTGCGGCATACCCTCGACGCACTCGACGTGCCGGCGCTCGTGATCGGGCGCCGCTGCGACGTATTGGCCACCAACGCGCTCGGCCGTGCCCTTTTCACCGACTTCGAGGCGCTACCGCGCCGAGGTCGCAATCTCGCCCGGTTCCTCTTCCTGGACGACGCGGCGCGGCAGCTCTACCTCGACTGGCCGGAAGTCGCCCGCGGCGCCGTCGCCAGCCTGCATCTCTACGCTGGGCGCAATCCGGACGACGCCCAACTCGGCGAGCTGGTCGACGAGTTGTCGGAACGTGACCCGGATTTCCGCCGTTGGTGGGCCGACCACGATGTACATCAGTACACCTACGGGGCCCACCGCTTCCGCCACCCGGTCGTCGGTGAGCTGATTCTCAACTACGAGGCATTCGCCCACGCCGCCGATCCGGAGCAGGTCCTCGGGCTGTACACCGCCGAAGGCGGATCCCCCTCTGAGCAGGCCCTGCGCCTCCTGGTGGACCACTCGGCCATCCCGACGACAGTCTGA
- a CDS encoding ABC transporter substrate-binding protein, producing the protein MKTVFITAGMCVVLAAAGCSGGGPATSDAQGHLASPVQLTNCGLPVGITAPPQRAIALEQNATEIMLSLGLADRMAGTSYQTDPVLPELRPAYEKVPVLAKLYPSREAVRAANPDFVYSTYTSAYAPDAAGSRADLAKLGVPAYLSEFACEDPADANQTVTFDGLFKEIRDIARVFGVPERAEQLIREQQSRLDGARGAAPSGAGQPSTGQSLLWYYSGTSTPYLAGHGGVPDAISSLLGVRNTFTDASQKWPAGNWEEIAKRNPDVIVLADLTRGGDGDSAQSKIDFLRRNPVTSKLDAVVAGRFITVPGSAMDPSIRSVEAAELVGANLRGAAR; encoded by the coding sequence ATGAAAACCGTTTTCATTACGGCTGGCATGTGCGTGGTGCTGGCCGCCGCAGGATGCTCCGGCGGTGGGCCTGCCACCTCTGACGCGCAGGGCCACCTGGCCAGCCCTGTCCAACTGACCAACTGCGGACTGCCCGTCGGCATCACCGCGCCACCACAGCGAGCGATCGCACTGGAACAGAACGCCACCGAGATCATGCTCAGCCTTGGTCTCGCCGACCGGATGGCCGGCACCAGCTACCAGACCGACCCGGTGCTGCCGGAGCTGCGCCCGGCGTACGAGAAGGTGCCGGTGCTGGCCAAGCTCTACCCGTCGCGGGAGGCGGTCCGCGCGGCGAACCCGGACTTCGTCTACTCGACATACACCTCGGCGTACGCGCCGGACGCCGCCGGCTCGCGCGCCGACCTGGCCAAGCTCGGTGTACCGGCGTACCTCTCCGAGTTCGCCTGTGAAGACCCGGCGGACGCGAACCAGACGGTCACCTTCGACGGGCTCTTCAAGGAGATCCGCGACATCGCCCGTGTCTTCGGCGTCCCTGAGCGGGCCGAGCAACTGATCCGCGAACAGCAGAGCCGGCTGGACGGTGCCCGGGGTGCGGCGCCGAGCGGTGCCGGGCAACCGAGCACAGGACAGTCCCTGCTCTGGTACTACTCCGGTACCAGCACCCCGTACCTGGCTGGGCACGGCGGGGTTCCGGACGCGATCAGCTCGCTGCTGGGCGTCCGAAACACGTTCACCGATGCCAGCCAGAAGTGGCCCGCCGGCAACTGGGAGGAGATCGCCAAACGGAATCCCGACGTGATCGTGCTGGCCGACCTGACCAGGGGTGGCGACGGCGACAGCGCCCAATCGAAGATCGACTTCCTGCGCCGGAACCCGGTGACGTCGAAGCTGGACGCGGTGGTCGCCGGGCGATTCATCACCGTGCCCGGCTCGGCGATGGACCCGTCGATCCGTAGCGTCGAGGCCGCGGAACTCGTCGGCGCGAACCTGCGCGGAGCTGCCCGATGA
- a CDS encoding class I SAM-dependent methyltransferase: MTPPDGTDVGALDQAAARRLLTLWNDQQSAYVAHHDLRFEAMLDVVRLHSPEDLTLLDLACGPGAISDRVLAEFPRATAVAVDYDPILLRVARGALERYEPRAEVHDVDLVADGWEKALAGRSVDAVLTSTALHWLAPEQLLRVYTTVARMLPLGGVLLNADHLRYDESTPTLRDIARRHDAQVQQETFAAGALTYSAWYAEAARHPELAELVVQREQRFADRPPQALASLDFHLAALRTAGFAEVGTVWQYLDDYVVFARR, from the coding sequence ATGACCCCGCCGGACGGCACCGACGTCGGAGCGCTCGATCAGGCGGCCGCGCGGCGACTGCTCACGCTCTGGAACGACCAGCAATCCGCCTACGTGGCCCACCACGATCTGCGGTTCGAGGCGATGCTCGACGTGGTCCGGCTGCACTCTCCTGAAGACCTGACACTCCTGGATCTGGCCTGCGGTCCCGGTGCCATCAGCGACCGGGTGCTGGCCGAGTTTCCGCGGGCCACCGCCGTCGCGGTCGACTACGACCCGATTCTGCTGCGGGTGGCGCGCGGCGCGCTCGAACGGTACGAGCCGCGGGCCGAGGTTCATGACGTGGACCTGGTGGCCGATGGCTGGGAGAAGGCGCTGGCCGGCCGAAGTGTCGACGCGGTGCTCACCTCGACGGCACTGCACTGGCTCGCACCGGAGCAACTGCTGCGCGTCTACACCACCGTGGCGCGGATGCTGCCGCTCGGTGGCGTGTTGCTCAACGCCGATCACCTCCGTTACGACGAGTCGACGCCCACCCTGCGCGACATCGCGCGACGGCACGACGCCCAGGTGCAGCAGGAGACGTTCGCCGCCGGCGCGCTCACCTACTCCGCCTGGTACGCCGAGGCGGCCCGTCACCCGGAACTGGCTGAGCTGGTCGTGCAGCGGGAACAACGGTTCGCCGACCGACCGCCGCAGGCCCTCGCTTCGCTGGACTTTCACCTCGCCGCCCTCCGCACGGCCGGCTTCGCCGAGGTCGGCACGGTCTGGCAGTACCTCGACGACTACGTGGTGTTCGCCCGCCGATGA